From ANME-2 cluster archaeon:
TCTATAGCCTTGTATACATAGCAGCATCATACGAATTGTACGATATGGCCCGCAAATACGGATTTAACATCGAATGACCTTACAGAAAAATTTTAGACCGGGCTGATATAAGGGCTTGTGGTCCCACAATATTCGATGCAAAGTTATCAGCCATTTGTTCTATTTCCGGTTGCATTGCACTGGTCCTGGTAAAGGTCATAAGTGACAGTTGTTTTAACCAGTGGGTCTTATGGTTATGCATAATATGCCATGATTCGTGTGCAAGAACGGCTTTTAACTCATCACCGCTTAATAGTTCAAGCATTCCCACAGATATGAATATTGACTTTCCTGCTGCAAATGCCCTGGGGACTGCTGAATCAAAATAAAATACCCTGGCATCTGTTACCAATTCATCGACGAAATGCTGAGCCCAATCCAACAATTGATTTATTGGTAATGCATTCAACCGTCGGATGAGGAACCGGTCAAAAATCCTGGGAAGCATGAACATCACACTCAATGTTAACAGGGTATAAAGGAGATAAATATTTATTGAAAACATGGAATTACAGGTCATTGTCGAGAATGACAACCAGACCGATGAAATAATGAGTACCTGACCTGCGGTAAAAATTCTAATGCGATTTTCCGGTTTTGATATGAACAAATATGCTATGAACAAGAAAATTGCCATAGCTATCAAGGACAGTATTACCCCGGTAAATGGGGATG
This genomic window contains:
- a CDS encoding M48 family metalloprotease, which encodes MLPRIFDRFLIRRLNALPINQLLDWAQHFVDELVTDARVFYFDSAVPRAFAAGKSIFISVGMLELLSGDELKAVLAHESWHIMHNHKTHWLKQLSLMTFTRTSAMQPEIEQMADNFASNIVGPQALISARSKIFL